In one window of Ferriphaselus amnicola DNA:
- a CDS encoding glycine zipper 2TM domain-containing protein: MPIKKNISVLLLSISVVLTSGCASTLQQLPVRTGTINTTAQSVCKEFKPNVGGAVVGAAAGGVVGHQIGNGNGRRAATALGILAGALAGAAAGGTEVNVPCAILFITDDDTGEKFTTKAKGQWKAGMKTQFSVKSDGKVVLR; the protein is encoded by the coding sequence ATGCCTATCAAGAAAAATATTTCTGTACTGCTACTCAGCATCTCGGTGGTACTCACGTCAGGATGCGCCTCGACACTCCAACAGTTACCAGTGCGTACAGGCACGATCAATACTACGGCTCAGTCAGTTTGTAAGGAATTCAAACCCAATGTGGGTGGTGCTGTCGTAGGAGCCGCTGCCGGTGGGGTTGTTGGCCATCAAATTGGTAATGGCAATGGCAGACGCGCCGCTACTGCACTAGGTATTTTGGCCGGAGCATTGGCGGGAGCGGCGGCTGGCGGCACCGAAGTGAATGTGCCTTGCGCGATACTCTTCATAACTGATGATGATACCGGTGAAAAATTCACTACTAAAGCTAAAGGGCAATGGAAAGCGGGTATGAAAACTCAGTTCTCTGTTAAGTCGGATGGAAAGGTTGTTCTACGCTGA